A single window of Fischerella sp. PCC 9605 DNA harbors:
- a CDS encoding serine/threonine-protein kinase: MQPPISAGTVLQNRYRIIQILGQGGFGRTYLAEDQRRFNELCAIKELIPNTTDLATWQKAQELFLREANVLYQIQHPQVPQFRERFEQDQRLFLVQDYVAGKTYRALLDERKAVGGAFTEQEVSQLIHSLLPVLEHIHSRGIIHRDISPDNIILRDIDAKPVLIDFGVVKELVTRLKAANPTVTGTYVGKLGYSPSEQIQTGQAYPSSDLYALAVTAIVLLTGREPRELFDDNHLTWKWQRWVKVNPQFAQILNRMLSPRPSDRFQSATEVAQALESLEQAIPTVPPATLPPTGQRSNAQTVPGGRRPEQVALPAPDKSNRTIPEPAAGGSVLDNPLAIGLMTVGVISLAGFGSWALVRTIRGTPQPTEIPTQTFPSPVYTPTQTPTVTPTETPTQTPTVTPTTQKPSVITKRLNFDTSNTIKVEDTIDANEIIRYTFRGEKGQNLTALLAQESGVLLTVLDPNGKPINNTAKDVTFYQGTLPVNGRYAIELSPTPEIAESDYSLSIRLESPVRPTPTETPTQTPTQTPTETPTETPTQTPTETPTQTPTQTPTETPTQTPTQTPTETPTETPIQTPTTTPIETPTQPTIEAPLTYPSEQ, encoded by the coding sequence ATGCAACCACCAATTTCAGCTGGTACTGTTCTGCAAAACCGTTATCGAATCATTCAAATTCTTGGTCAGGGGGGATTTGGTAGAACCTATCTGGCAGAGGATCAAAGACGCTTTAACGAACTTTGTGCCATCAAAGAATTAATCCCCAATACAACTGACCTTGCCACTTGGCAAAAAGCACAAGAGCTTTTCCTGCGAGAAGCAAATGTTTTGTATCAAATACAACATCCACAAGTGCCGCAGTTCCGGGAAAGATTTGAACAAGACCAGCGGTTATTTTTGGTACAAGACTACGTTGCTGGGAAAACATATCGTGCTTTGCTGGATGAACGTAAGGCTGTTGGTGGTGCATTCACAGAACAAGAAGTATCGCAATTAATACACTCTCTGTTACCAGTATTAGAACACATTCATAGTCGAGGCATTATTCATCGAGATATTTCACCGGATAACATTATTTTGCGTGACATCGATGCCAAGCCAGTGTTAATTGACTTTGGGGTAGTAAAAGAACTGGTAACACGATTGAAAGCTGCTAATCCGACAGTAACAGGAACTTATGTAGGAAAATTAGGTTATTCCCCCAGCGAACAAATACAAACGGGGCAAGCTTACCCCAGTAGTGATTTATATGCACTGGCAGTCACAGCAATAGTTTTATTGACTGGTAGAGAACCTCGGGAACTATTTGATGACAATCACCTAACCTGGAAGTGGCAACGTTGGGTAAAAGTGAATCCGCAATTTGCTCAGATTTTAAATCGAATGTTGAGTCCTAGACCAAGCGATCGCTTCCAAAGTGCAACAGAAGTAGCACAAGCACTGGAATCTCTGGAACAGGCAATACCAACAGTTCCCCCAGCCACACTACCACCCACTGGTCAGAGATCTAACGCCCAAACAGTTCCCGGTGGTCGCCGTCCTGAACAAGTTGCGTTACCTGCACCAGATAAATCCAATCGCACAATTCCAGAACCTGCTGCTGGTGGGTCAGTATTAGATAACCCATTGGCGATTGGGCTAATGACTGTTGGTGTGATTAGCTTGGCAGGATTTGGTTCTTGGGCACTAGTGCGTACTATTCGCGGTACACCACAACCAACTGAAATACCAACGCAAACTTTCCCTTCTCCTGTGTATACACCCACACAAACACCTACAGTTACACCCACAGAAACTCCTACTCAAACACCTACAGTTACTCCTACCACACAAAAGCCTTCAGTCATCACCAAACGCCTCAATTTTGACACATCCAACACGATCAAAGTTGAGGATACTATTGATGCAAATGAAATCATCCGTTACACTTTCAGAGGTGAAAAAGGGCAAAATTTAACTGCGCTGCTAGCACAAGAAAGCGGCGTTTTGTTAACAGTTTTAGATCCCAATGGCAAACCAATTAACAATACTGCTAAGGATGTCACCTTTTATCAAGGAACATTACCCGTTAATGGTAGGTACGCGATCGAGTTAAGCCCAACTCCAGAAATTGCTGAAAGCGATTATAGCCTGAGTATCAGATTAGAAAGCCCTGTCAGACCCACACCCACAGAAACACCTACTCAAACTCCTACTCAAACTCCTACAGAAACTCCCACAGAAACTCCTACTCAAACTCCTACAGAAACACCTACTCAAACTCCTACTCAAACTCCTACAGAAACACCTACTCAAACTCCTACTCAAACTCCTACAGAAACTCCTACAGAAACACCCATTCAAACCCCTACTACAACACCCATAGAAACACCTACCCAACCAACGATAGAAGCACCGCTGACATATCCCTCGGAACAATAA